A stretch of DNA from Allomeiothermus silvanus DSM 9946:
CACCCGAGCCTCAGTGAATACCGAGACCGGGCTGCTGATCTCGAAGTCGGCGCCCGCCACCAGGTTCCCGCTAAAGCCAGGGGCGATGTTGAGCGCAGTCTGGCCGTAGAGCATCAACTCTGGGCTAAGGTTGTACTCTATGCCCCCTAGCACGCCGAACCCGAAGGAGGCTGCCCCGCCGCCGAAGCCCACCCCTATTGAGGGCCCCACGAATACCCCGCCGTTGGTGATGTCAAAGGTAGCGACCGGGGCTACCGTTAGCACTCCAACGGCGGTCCCGGCGAAGGCCAAGTCGAGGCTGGCTCGAGCCCCCACAAGAGCCAGGGAGCGGTTGGTCCTTCACGGCAGCTCTACTCATGTCGAAAGGGGGACCTAGGGACGCAAGGCCCGAAGCGCTTTGCGCTTGCATCCCCACTAGGCTTTTCTCGGTTTTCGTAGTAAAATATTGATATGAATATGTCTAAGACAGAAAACACGCCTAAGAGCCCGCTCGAGATCCTGACTTCCCCCCTGCGAGCCGACGAGATTGAGTGGAAGGTGCAGGCCAGCAAAAACGGTAAGACCCTGATCGCCCCCTATATTGATTCCCGCGCGGTGATGAGCCGCTTCGACGCGGCTTTTGGGCCGTTTGGCTGGCAGAACGCCCTCAAGGAGGTGGGTAACGGCGAGGGCATGGCTTGGCTATGTGGGATTGGTGTCAAGGATGAGAGCGGCGAGTGGATCTGGAAGTGGGACGGCTCCGGCCTTTCCGACATCGAACCGGTCAAAGGGGGCATCTCTGGGGCCATGAAGCGCGCCGCGACTCAGTGGGGGGTAGGGCGTGAACTCTACAACTACCCCAAGGTCTACCTCACCGGCGAGCACAAGTTCATCCCCTTGGACGTGCTGAAGCGGCTCGAGGGCCTACCCACGGCCATCGCCAAAGGCGTGCGCCTGCCCGAAGTCATCACCCTCAACCCCAATGGCAGCGACGTACGTAAGGTAGCCTAAGCCTGCACCAGCCTTTCCCAACGGGCCCATGGGCCCGTTTTTATTTTGCGTGTGCTGACTTATCGGATCCTTGATCTATCCGCTTCGAGCAGAGCCAAGCCGAGCGTAACGGCTTTCAGGGCGAGAGAAGCCAGCGCTACTCCCTACCCTTCCTCGTATAGGCGGCTTTTGAGGTAGTAGTCCTGGATCAGGATTTTGGCAAACGCCGCCGTAGGCACCATCAGCAAAGCCCCCAGCAGGCCGAATAGGCTGGCTCCTATCAGGATTGCCGCGATCACCGTAACCGGGTGCAGGTTGGTAGTCGAACCCAGGATGCGCGGAGAGAGCAGGTGCCCTTCGAGCTGGTTGGTCAGCCATACTACCAGCAACGTCAGCAGCACCGTCGGCCAGCCTACCGTAGCGGCTAGAAGCAAGGCCGGGACCGTGGAGACGATCACCCCCACGTAGGGGATCAGGTTGAATACCCCGGCCAGCAAGCCTAGCCCTCCCGCCAGCGGAACCCCTACCAGAGCGAGGCCCACCCCTATGGTGAGCCCCACCCAAAACGCCACCTGCAGCTGGCCACGAATATAGCCACCGAAAGCCAAGTCGGCTTTGCGGGCGATCTCCAGGGTGCGGGACTGGTAGGGTTTGGGGATGAGTTGCAGCAGCGCGCTAGCGATCCTGGGTAGGTCGTAAAGCAGATAGATGGAAATTACCAGCGCCACCAGTGCCTGCGCCACCCCGCCTACCAAACCAATGAGAAAATCGACCAGCCGCCCACCTTGCGAGAGTAGGTTTTGCAGGGTGCCCAACAGGCTTTGGCCAAACCCCTCGAGGATGCGCTGCAGGTTCAGCCCGAACTCGGAGAGCAACGAGCGCACCTCCTCCGGGAGCGGAACGGCCCCCAGGTTGGCCGGGGTATCGTGCAGCCATTGTAGCGCCACACCCATGGTGGCTGGGAGCTTGCCCACCATCTGGGAGAAGCGCCCCACCGTCTCCGCCAGCAAGGCCGAGGCCAGGGCCAGGAAGACCAGAAGCCCCACGTACACGGCCAAAACCCCTAACCAGCGGGGTAGCTTGCGCCGCTCGAACCAGCGCACCACCGGGCTGGTCAGGTAGGCGAAGCCAAAGCCGATGGCCAAGGTAACAATCGCCGCTCGGGCCTGACTTAGTAGGTGGAGTAGCAAGAGAAGCACCAACAGGCCGATCCCCAGATAGGCTGCTGCGCGGACCCAGGGGTTTTTCCAAACCTCTCGAAACGTTGCTCGCATGGCCCAACTATATTGTGGCGCTGGCAGGCTTGGAGTGGCGAGACAAACCCCCGCTTGCATCGGCCCGTCCCTTATAACCCAGGTTTCGATGTAGCTTTCAATCAGGCAGGGTGATCAGTGCTAGAGTAAAGGGGCCAAACCAGAAAGGTGGTGAACTATGAATAGCCAACTCGGGTATGTGTTGGGCGGCATTTTTGTGCTTTTGGGGCTTTACGTCTGGTTTGCCGGCCCCCATAGCTTACTGTGGGGAATCGTCTTGATCGTTCTCGGTGCCTACTTTGCCTATAGCCTCCGTCTGAAGCGGAAGGCTGGCTAGAAAGGCCCTCGAGCCCATATCGTAAGCCAAGCCCTCACCTCCACCCCTCACTCCGCTCGGCGAAAAAACGCCACCGCAGCTCACAACACGAAAACCCCCAGGCCTTGGCCTAGGGGTTTAGATATGACGCTAGCTTACTTCACCCGCACTTGCTATATCCACAGCTATAGCACTTCATACAGCCCTCTTCCCGCACCAGACTAGCCTCTCCACACTCCGGGCAGGCCCCCGCTCCCGCCCCCTGGGGCTGCGCCGGGAAGATCCCCCGGGGAACGGGCTGGGCTTCATGGGCAACGGGGATGTGGATGGAGGAGCTGTCGCCGTCGAGGTGTTTGGCGGTCTGGACAAAAGGGGCATCTGCGGCCCGCGCCTTGGCGGGTTTCTCTTCTTTAGGGGGGGTGGTCACCGCGCCTGTCGGCGGGGAAAAAAGCGTCTCCAGTGCCACCGCGATCAAATCGGCCTTAGAGGTAACGAAGCGGCCCTGGTAGTTGCCGTAGAGCCCGCCATTAATGCCGCGCAGGGTCTTCACTAAGGCTTCAGCAGGAACACCGTACTGCAGGGCAATCGAAACGATGCGGCCCAAGGCTTCGCTATCGGCGTTGGCTTCGTCGCCTGCCTTGCCGCTGGTCAGGATCACTTCCACAGGGTGCTCGCCTTGCATGTTTACCGTCACCAAAAATCCCCGGCGGGTGCCATCGGCGCTAGTGAGCTTGACCATGTCGGTATAGCCGACCAGACGTCCGGTGCGCTCGAAGACAGGTTGGCCGGGCTTGGGTTGGGTTGACGGAGTCCCCGCGTAAGCGGTGGCTGGGGTAGGAGGCTCGAGGAGCGCAGGCTGCACCACGGTATGAGTGCTCTCGTTGGTTTCTTTCTTTTCGCTTTTGCTCACCGAGAGCACCTGGAGGTCGCGGCTGCCGTCGCGGTACACGGTGATGCCCTTGCAACCGGTTA
This window harbors:
- a CDS encoding Rad52/Rad22 family DNA repair protein, translated to MNMSKTENTPKSPLEILTSPLRADEIEWKVQASKNGKTLIAPYIDSRAVMSRFDAAFGPFGWQNALKEVGNGEGMAWLCGIGVKDESGEWIWKWDGSGLSDIEPVKGGISGAMKRAATQWGVGRELYNYPKVYLTGEHKFIPLDVLKRLEGLPTAIAKGVRLPEVITLNPNGSDVRKVA
- a CDS encoding AI-2E family transporter; its protein translation is MRATFREVWKNPWVRAAAYLGIGLLVLLLLLHLLSQARAAIVTLAIGFGFAYLTSPVVRWFERRKLPRWLGVLAVYVGLLVFLALASALLAETVGRFSQMVGKLPATMGVALQWLHDTPANLGAVPLPEEVRSLLSEFGLNLQRILEGFGQSLLGTLQNLLSQGGRLVDFLIGLVGGVAQALVALVISIYLLYDLPRIASALLQLIPKPYQSRTLEIARKADLAFGGYIRGQLQVAFWVGLTIGVGLALVGVPLAGGLGLLAGVFNLIPYVGVIVSTVPALLLAATVGWPTVLLTLLVVWLTNQLEGHLLSPRILGSTTNLHPVTVIAAILIGASLFGLLGALLMVPTAAFAKILIQDYYLKSRLYEEG